Proteins from a genomic interval of Arachis hypogaea cultivar Tifrunner chromosome 10, arahy.Tifrunner.gnm2.J5K5, whole genome shotgun sequence:
- the LOC112716948 gene encoding uncharacterized protein — MSILQYPETATNTELQVWNNAAFDGKEFEGFSFPVKSSWSSIHSTDSLRSDSTKENLSPAALNSSPVPAKNKNSKGFDEPEDERKIDLEIRQIEDQIKRLTSKLESLRLQKAAAAAKTVERRGRIVPAKFMELKQSSQSSAVKIIEETPKTKVAMAAPAMRRGMSLGPAEIFAGGGRFSSIRPGKANIANATTAVPATQSRRKSCFWKLDGVDEVKAVSERKKTLSLSPKSKRIGGRCDSVQGSKQAATVTLGTRKSGAVAALVQPRKLFKEGEKSVPNKKAVKPGRMIASRYNNNNGGNSVGVDARKRSLPENDKDNDGGKRWDKRRASSLRGSGQGSEVRVKKRWEIPAQVVMCKKKNEEVEVEVEEEKEERNNAGVSGVLLRKIRTLRYLNESPRDSGAAKRVADLNGKRSYFCPDGDNDDGDEDNHEMEEDEEESVCQVLSFDDDDDGC, encoded by the coding sequence ATGAGCATTCTTCAGTATCCAGAAACCGCCACCAACACTGAGCTTCAGGTTTGGAACAACGCAGCATTCGACGGCAAAGAATTCGAAGGCTTCTCGTTCCCTGTGAAGTCTTCTTGGTCCTCCATTCACTCAACGGATTCTCTCCGATCCGATTCCACCAAGGAAAACCTGAGCCCCGCTGCACTCAATTCCTCCCCCGTTCCCGCCAAGAACAAGAACAGTAAGGGTTTTGACGAACCAGAAGACGAGAGAAAGATTGACCTCGAGATCCGACAAATTGAGGATCAGATCAAGCGCTTAACGTCCAAACTCGAATCGCTTCGGCTTCAGAAAGCGGCGGCGGCGGCGAAGACGGTGGAGAGACGCGGAAGAATTGTTCCGGCTAAGTTCATGGAACTGAAGCAGAGTTCTCAAAGCTCTGCTGTCAAGATAATCGAAGAGACTCCGAAAACAAAGGTTGCGATGGCGGCGCCGGCGATGAGGAGAGGAATGAGTTTAGGGCCAGCTGAGATCTTCGCTGGAGGAGGAAGGTTCTCTTCGATCCGGCCAGGAAAGGCGAATATTGCGAATGCTACAACCGCTGTTCCGGCTACGCAGAGTCGTCGGAAATCGTGTTTTTGGAAACTGGACGGTGTGGATGAAGTGAAGGCAGTGAGTGAAAGGAAGAAAACCTTGAGCCTTAGCCCAAAATCGAAGAGAATCGGCGGTAGATGTGACTCGGTTCAAGGTTCAAAGCAAGCTGCAACTGTTACTTTGGGAACAAGGAAGAGTGGTGCTGTTGCTGCATTGGTTCAGCCGAGGAAGCTGTTCAAGGAAGGGGAGAAATCTGTGCCTAATAAGAAGGCGGTGAAGCCGGGGAGAATGATAGCAAGCCggtataacaataataatggtggtaATTCTGTTGGTGTTGATGCAAGGAAGAGGTCATTGCCTGAGAATGACAAGGATAATGATGGTGGTAAGAGGTGGGACAAGCGGCGCGCCTCGTCGCTGCGAGGGAGTGGTCAGGGGAGTGAGGTTAGGGTGAAGAAGAGGTGGGAGATTCCTGCACAGGTTGTGATGTGcaagaagaagaatgaggaggtggaggtggaggtggaggaggaaaaggaagagaggaacaatgcaGGTGTGAGTGGTGTGTTGCTTCGGAAAATTAGAACACTCAGGTACCTTAATGAGAGTCCTAGAGATTCTGGAGCTGCTAAAAGGGTGGCTGATTTGAATGGGAAGAGGTCTTATTTCTGCCCGGACGGCGACAATGATGACGGCGATGAAGATAATCATGAAATGGAGGAGGATGAGGAGGAGTCTGTTTGCCAGGTCCTaagttttgatgatgatgatgatggatgcTGA
- the LOC112716949 gene encoding uncharacterized protein, with protein MFAPAATSPTTAAARLLRASLFSPSSHSHFLPPTSVRSSLCFSYLPIKAMADTTSVSHPITASASSSDSGRKQALISLSDKKDLAFVGNGLQELGYTIVSTGGTASALESAGVAVTKVEQLTQFPEMLDGRVKTLHPNIHGGILARRDQKHHIEALNTHGIGTFDVVVVNLYPFYDKVTSTGVEFEDGIENIDIGGPAMIRAAAKNHRDVLVVVDSQDYPALLEFLKGNQDDQMFRLKLAWKAFAHVSAYDSAVSEWLWKQSGGDKFPPSLTVPLSLKSSLRYGENPHQKAAFYVDKRLSEVNGGGIATAIQHHGKEMSYNNYLDADAAWNCVCEFRDPTCVVVKHTNPCGVASRNDILEAYRLAVKADPVSAFGGIVAFNVEVDEVLAKEIREFRSPTDGETRMFYEIVVAPGYTEEGLDVLRGKSKTLRILEAKKNEAGKLSLRQVGGGWLVQDSDDLTPHDIKFSVVSERTPVDDELRDAEFAWLCVKHVKSNAIVIAKNKCMLGMGSGQPNRLESLRIAMRKAGDDVKGAALASDAFFPFAWKDAVEEACESGVGVIAEPGGSIRDKDAIDCCNKYGVSLVFTQVRHFRH; from the exons ATGTTTGCGCCCGCTGCTACTTCCCCCACCACAGCTGCTGCTCGTCTTTTGCGTGCTTCcctcttctctccttcttctcaTTCCCATTTCCTTCCACCTACTTCG GTTCGATCCTCTTTGTGCTTCAGCTACCTTCCTATCAAAGCCATGGCTGACACTACCTCAGTTTCACATCCAATAactgcttctgcttcttcttctgattcAG GTAGAAAGCAAGCATTGATATCACTTTCTGACAAGAAGGATCTTGCTTTTGTTGGGAATGGACTTCAGGAATTGGG GTACACTATTGTGTCGACTGGAGGAACAGCTTCTGCATTGGAGAGTGCTGGAGTGGCTGTTACTAAAGTCGAACAGCTGACCCAGTTTCCTGAGATG CTTGATGGTCGTGTCAAAACTTTGCACCCTAATATACATGGAGGTATCCTTGCTCGAAGAGATCAAAAACATCATATTGAAGCTCTCAACACTCATGGAATTG GTACTTTTGATGTGGTTGTGGTGAACTTGTACCCATTTTATGATAAAGTAACATCAACTGGAGTAGAGTTTGAGGATGGAATTGAAAACATTGACATTGGTGGTCCAGCAATGATAAGGGCTGCTGCAAAG aATCACAGGGATGTTTTGGTTGTGGTTGATTCACAAGACTACCCTGCATTATTGGAATTTTTGAAGGGAAATCAGGATGATCAAATGTTCAGGTTAAAGCTTGCTTGGAAAGCTTTTGCACATGTTTCTGCCTATGACTCTGCAGTTTCTGAGTGGCTGTGGAAGCAGAGTGGGGGAG ATAAATTTCCTCCTAGCTTGACTGTGCCTTTGTCGCTCAAAAGTTCTCTCCGATATGGTGAAAATCCTCATCAAAAAGCCGCATTCTATGTTGACAAAAGACTTTCTGAGGTTAATGGTGGTGGAATTGCTACTGCCATACAACATCATGGAAAG GAGATGTCATATAATAACTATTTGGATGCCGATGCTGCTTGGAACTGTGTGTGTGAGTTTAGGGATCCCACATGTGTAGTAGTGAAGCATACTAATCCTTGTGGGGTAGCATCACGTAATGATATTCTTGAAGCGTACAGACTAGCTGTTAAAGCTGATCCAGTGAGTGCGTTTGGTGGAATTGTAGCTTTCAACGTGGAAGTCGATGAG GTTCTTGCCAAAGAAATTCGTGAATTTAGAAGCCCAACTGATGGAGAGACAAGAATGTTCTATGAAATTGTTGTTGCACCTGGCTACACAGAGGAGGGGCTTGATGTTCTTCGCGGAAAGTCAAAGACTCTACGGATTCTTGAAGCGAAAAAGAACGAAGCAGGAAAGCTTTCTCTCAGGCAGGTTGGAGGAGGGTGGTTAGTGCAGGATTCAGATGACTTGACCCCACATGACATCAAGTTCAGTGTAGTATCTGAGAGGACTCCAGTGGATGACGAGCTTCGTGATGCAGAGTTTGCTTGGTTGTGCGTGAAGCATGTCAAAAGCAATGCAATAGTGATAGCTAAG AATAAGTGCATGCTAGGCATGGGAAGCGGCCAGCCAAATCGTTTGGAGAGCTTAAGAATAGCTATGAGGAAAGCTGGAGATGATGTTAAAGGAGCAGCTTTGGCTAGTGATGCCTTCTTCCCATTTG cttggaagGATGCAGTGGAAGAAGCATGTGAAAGTGGGGTTGGTGTCATTGCAGAACCAGGTGGGAGTATTAGAGACAAGGATGCTATAGACTGTTGCAATAAGTACGGTGTTTCACTAGTTTTCACCCAAGTGAGGCACTTCAGGCATTAA
- the LOC112716950 gene encoding LOW QUALITY PROTEIN: protein LNK4-like (The sequence of the model RefSeq protein was modified relative to this genomic sequence to represent the inferred CDS: deleted 1 base in 1 codon), giving the protein MDWYYGSDVNDFLVPKDQDLLDRHPSPGCWSNWGVNANEGFNLPKKFVVMDFMDESFDNQFRLESSIHNRFNESLNNQIELESSLQDKDGSSSSSVCGDCLRNLFNKLHFHVISLITSFKIYRDSNRPMIFSCQLQKHTAASNSDDLLDIKALPANVLDSYEQSSRDEVLNEQSSLEESILHDLEMVIGQFTEKTRICFRDALYRLARNNEHQHSVQDQEKDVDMKNVMLHMDQNQTVRSQEKIPMESETNCVDRVIANLMFNKMEYNMHGLPMMTSTVSSEQEVTDSNAIYTKNSKASNPAQKFHYPNQQKLPGDSEVPWFEISNQQKDMSSHIEFGNPVKKSFMLEFG; this is encoded by the exons ATGGATTGGTATTACGGGAGTGATGTTAACGATTTTCTTGTTCCAAAAGATCAGGATTTATTGGATAGGCATCCTTCACCAGGGTGTTGGTCAAACTGGGGAGTAAATGCAAATGAAGGTTTTAATTTGCCGAAAAAGTTTGTTGTCATGGATTTCATGGACGAAAGTTTCGATAACCAATTCAGGCTTGAATCATCGATTCATAATCGGTTCAATGAAAGTTTGAATAATCAAATTGAGCTTGAATCATCTCTACAAGACAAAGATGGGTCTAGCAGTTCAAGTGTATGTGGC GATTGCCTGAGAAATCTTTTCAACAAACTGCACTTTCATGTGATCAGCCTAATCACCAGCTTCAAGATCTACCGAGATTCAAACAGACCGATGATATTTTCTT GTCAACTGCAGAAACACACTGCAGCTTCAAATTCTGATGATCTCCTTGATATAAAG GCACTGCCAGCCAACGTCTTAGACTCTTATGAGCAATCCAGCAGGGACGAGGTCTTGAACGAGCAGTCATCGCTTGAGGAATCTATACTGCATGATCTCGAGATGGTGATTGGGCAG TTCACTGAAAAGACCCGTATTTGCTTCCGAGATGCTCTATACCGTCTTGCCCGAAATAATGAACATCAGCATTCAGTGCAAGACCAGGAAAAAGATGTTGACATGAAAAATGTAATGCTACATATGGATCAAAATCAAACAGTGAG GTCTCAGGAAAAGATTCCGATGGAATCGGAGACGAACTGCGTCGACAGGGTGATTGCGAACCTTATGTTCAACAAGATGGAGTATAACATGCATGGTCTTCCTATGATGACATCAACCGTAAGCTCCGAGCAAGAAGTGACTGACAGCAATGCTATATACactaaaaactcaaaagcctcAAATCCTGCGCAGAAATTTCACTATCCCAACCAACAAAAACTACCAGGAGACAGCGAGGTTCCGTGGTTTGAAATAAGTAACCAACAGAAAGACATGAGTTCACATATTGAATTTGGAAATCCTGTGAAGAAGTCTTTCATGCTAGAGTTTGGTTAG
- the LOC112716954 gene encoding uncharacterized protein isoform X1, translating to MTLLLNPLLFIPKNSLKKKKSKGYRRSAEQGPVTTPFLLQRMFKNTFQSGFLSILYSLGSKPLQIWDKEVVNGHIKRPQDEDIQSNVLEIVGSNIQSTYITCPADPAATLGIKLPFLVMIVKNLKKYFTFEIQILDDKNVRRRFRASNFQAVTRVKPYICTMPLRMDDGWNQIQLNLADFTKRAYGTNYMETLRVQVHANCRLRRIYFSDRLYSEEELPPEFKLYLPMQKA from the exons ATGACCCTTCTTTTGAATCCCCTTTTATTCATTCccaaaaatagtttaaaaaaaaaaaaaagcaaagggTATCGAAGAAGTGCAGAGCAAGGTCCAGTAACGACGCCGTTCCTGT TGCAGAGAATGTTTAAGAACACTTTCCAATCTGGATTTCTCTCCATCTTATACAGCCTTGG gagCAAACCTTTGCAGATATGGGACAAAGAAG TTGTGAATGGACATATAAAGCGACCACAGGATGAAGACATACAATCAAATGTGCTGGAAATAGTTGGATCAAATATTCAGTCGACATACATTACATGCCCAGCTGACCCAGCTGCAACACTTGGCATAAAACTTCCATTCCTTGTTATGATTGTGAAGAATCTAAAGAAGTATTTCACTTTTGAGATTCAAATTTTGGACGATAAGAATGTCAGAAGACGATTTCGAGCATCTAATTTCCAA GCTGTCACTAGAGTTAAGCCATACATTTGCACCATGCCGCTTAGAATGGATGATGGGTGGAATCAAATCCAGTTGAACTTAGCGGACTTCACGAAGAGAGCATATGGCACAAATTATATGGAGACCCTGCGGGTTCAAGTGCATGCAAACTGTCGCCTGAGAAGGATATATTTCTCCGATCGCTTGTATTCTGAAGAGGAACTACCACCAGAATTCAAATTGTACCTTCCGATGCAG AAAGCATGA
- the LOC112716954 gene encoding uncharacterized protein isoform X2, which yields MFKNTFQSGFLSILYSLGSKPLQIWDKEVVNGHIKRPQDEDIQSNVLEIVGSNIQSTYITCPADPAATLGIKLPFLVMIVKNLKKYFTFEIQILDDKNVRRRFRASNFQAVTRVKPYICTMPLRMDDGWNQIQLNLADFTKRAYGTNYMETLRVQVHANCRLRRIYFSDRLYSEEELPPEFKLYLPMQKA from the exons ATGTTTAAGAACACTTTCCAATCTGGATTTCTCTCCATCTTATACAGCCTTGG gagCAAACCTTTGCAGATATGGGACAAAGAAG TTGTGAATGGACATATAAAGCGACCACAGGATGAAGACATACAATCAAATGTGCTGGAAATAGTTGGATCAAATATTCAGTCGACATACATTACATGCCCAGCTGACCCAGCTGCAACACTTGGCATAAAACTTCCATTCCTTGTTATGATTGTGAAGAATCTAAAGAAGTATTTCACTTTTGAGATTCAAATTTTGGACGATAAGAATGTCAGAAGACGATTTCGAGCATCTAATTTCCAA GCTGTCACTAGAGTTAAGCCATACATTTGCACCATGCCGCTTAGAATGGATGATGGGTGGAATCAAATCCAGTTGAACTTAGCGGACTTCACGAAGAGAGCATATGGCACAAATTATATGGAGACCCTGCGGGTTCAAGTGCATGCAAACTGTCGCCTGAGAAGGATATATTTCTCCGATCGCTTGTATTCTGAAGAGGAACTACCACCAGAATTCAAATTGTACCTTCCGATGCAG AAAGCATGA